A DNA window from Cryptosporangium phraense contains the following coding sequences:
- a CDS encoding response regulator transcription factor, producing the protein MRVLVVDDEAELGYAVSAALRGAGMAVDLVDDIPPAHDAITTHPYGCVVFDRILPSGDSITYVEGQRQSGWRTPVLFLTARDTVADRVAGFTSGGDDYLVKPFATAELVARVRSLCRRSAAEDGPTQAVLRVGDLEIDVRRRQVRRAGVLLTVTAKEFAVLEILASAHGQIVSRGQLIEHCWDSRTEPMSNVVDVVVAQLRRKLGDPTLIHTVRGAGYVVEIRQTEPA; encoded by the coding sequence ATGCGTGTCCTGGTGGTGGATGACGAGGCGGAGCTGGGCTACGCGGTCTCCGCGGCGCTGCGCGGTGCGGGCATGGCCGTCGACCTGGTCGACGACATTCCGCCGGCGCACGACGCGATCACCACGCACCCGTACGGGTGCGTCGTCTTCGACCGGATCCTGCCCAGCGGCGACAGCATCACGTACGTCGAGGGCCAGCGGCAGAGCGGCTGGCGGACGCCGGTGCTGTTCCTCACCGCCCGCGACACGGTGGCCGACCGGGTCGCCGGCTTCACGTCCGGCGGTGACGACTACCTGGTTAAACCGTTCGCCACGGCCGAGCTCGTCGCGCGCGTCCGCAGCCTCTGCCGCCGATCGGCGGCCGAGGACGGCCCCACCCAGGCGGTCTTGCGGGTCGGTGACCTGGAGATCGACGTCCGGCGACGGCAGGTGCGCCGCGCCGGCGTGCTGCTGACCGTCACCGCGAAGGAGTTCGCGGTACTGGAGATCCTCGCGTCGGCGCACGGGCAGATCGTGAGCCGGGGCCAGCTCATCGAGCACTGCTGGGACTCACGCACCGAGCCGATGTCGAACGTCGTCGACGTCGTCGTCGCCCAACTGCGCCGGAAGCTCGGCGACCCGACGCTGATCCACACCGTCCGCGGCGCCGGGTACGTCGTCGAAATTCGGCAGACCGAGCCCGCGTGA
- a CDS encoding nitrate- and nitrite sensing domain-containing protein, with amino-acid sequence MDSTEEPPSSELDTDYRTGVGTRLFGNTSIRLKVIWITLVPLIAMFLFSGIVARSVLDEAQTASKIQDFARLGNESSSLVDVLQIERSSAAAYVTDPGKTPSHPTLKHFVEQGRNTDAGFRRFLDQYESLDPEIAAPISSEFEQVKRGYAVMTRNRDSVIDQARKGGVRVGAAVTIYEQLITSLLQMKERLAGAAAGDEQLSAQLTAVSAFAKYKEAIWQEQIVVRTALEDGNKRFTNDTFGSFRAAVSDESAFRSQFMLSATDRQQQIRNTTLTEELTYQQLRTRAQNAGLGNALSFGLATWLETSDRENTLLRSIEQQLNTATVQDAGSFRTDAMQQAIIVITIALVALVVALLVSLAVARSMVRPLVRLRTSALEVAYQSLPDVVRKLQDADQQTAAQASAETAAKTVDIRSGDEIGQVAQAFNAVHLEAVRVASEQAQLRQSVSSMFVNLSRRSQLLVDRLIRLIDGLEQGEQDPDRLSELFKLDHLATRMRRNDENLLVLGGAESGRSWAKPAPLIDVLRAATAEVEQYTRVKLGSIDEGAEIAAGAVNDVVHLVAEILENATSFSSPRTDVTVDARREAGQVVIEVIDHGIGMSRQQLAEFNERLAKPPVFDIAVSRMMGLFVVGRLASRHGVKVMLRDATGGGVLVMITLPSGVLHVPAPASDASRVSRADVGNRPIERVASERLDLPKREPFNGFATKATASTYAPTSGFGNWASPAPVSPAPASTSPYTRTADSWSAFDPPTVRNVPPAPAPAPSEPSWSEATQPISVFPEPTVEMPLPIFEATNSDWFRTNPNLPRVPEAPGAYAPASDPASVRAEYSAAGRSSTTDPASVRAEYSAAGRSSTTDPASVLDSAPAPAPAFPFTPAAAPAPWPARGPRPPAGARPASALPPVAVPSLAASAVSARSSVATASRTPAPPSVPTPMAGPAEPAPAPAVSWESPADSGWKAAQAAAEKAPTALTDSGLPKRVPMAHYVPGRVERAPKLAPTQRSPEAIRGVLSSYRSGLEQGRLQSTKEEQ; translated from the coding sequence GTGGACAGCACCGAGGAGCCGCCGTCGTCCGAGCTCGACACGGATTACCGAACAGGCGTCGGGACCCGCCTGTTCGGCAACACGTCGATCCGGCTGAAGGTCATCTGGATCACGCTCGTTCCGCTGATCGCGATGTTCCTGTTCTCGGGAATCGTCGCCCGATCGGTTCTCGACGAGGCCCAGACCGCGAGCAAGATTCAGGATTTCGCGCGCCTGGGCAACGAGTCGTCGTCGCTGGTCGACGTTCTCCAGATCGAGCGCTCGTCGGCCGCGGCGTACGTGACCGACCCGGGAAAGACGCCGAGTCATCCGACGCTGAAGCATTTCGTCGAGCAGGGTCGTAACACCGATGCGGGTTTCCGCCGGTTCCTCGATCAGTACGAGAGCCTGGACCCGGAGATCGCCGCGCCGATCAGCTCCGAGTTCGAGCAGGTGAAGCGCGGCTACGCGGTGATGACCCGCAACCGCGACTCGGTGATCGACCAGGCCCGCAAGGGCGGCGTCCGGGTCGGGGCGGCGGTGACGATCTACGAGCAGCTGATCACCAGCCTGCTGCAGATGAAGGAGCGCCTGGCCGGTGCGGCCGCCGGTGACGAGCAGCTGTCGGCCCAGCTGACCGCGGTGTCGGCGTTCGCCAAGTACAAGGAGGCGATCTGGCAGGAGCAGATCGTCGTCCGGACCGCGCTGGAGGACGGCAACAAGCGCTTCACGAACGACACGTTCGGCTCGTTCCGGGCCGCGGTGTCGGACGAGAGCGCGTTCCGCAGCCAGTTCATGCTCAGCGCGACCGACCGTCAGCAACAGATCCGCAACACGACGCTGACCGAGGAGCTGACCTACCAGCAGCTCCGGACCCGGGCCCAGAACGCCGGGCTCGGCAACGCGCTCTCGTTCGGCCTGGCGACCTGGCTGGAGACCAGCGACCGCGAGAACACGCTGCTCCGCTCGATCGAGCAGCAGCTCAACACCGCGACCGTGCAGGACGCCGGCTCGTTCCGCACCGACGCGATGCAGCAGGCGATCATCGTCATCACGATCGCGCTGGTGGCCCTGGTCGTGGCCCTGCTGGTCTCGCTGGCGGTCGCCCGCTCGATGGTCCGCCCGCTGGTGCGGCTGCGGACGAGCGCGCTCGAGGTCGCCTATCAGTCGCTGCCGGACGTCGTCCGTAAACTGCAGGACGCGGACCAGCAGACGGCGGCCCAGGCCTCCGCGGAGACCGCGGCGAAGACCGTCGACATCCGGTCGGGTGACGAGATCGGCCAGGTCGCGCAGGCGTTCAACGCGGTCCACCTGGAGGCCGTGCGGGTCGCATCCGAGCAGGCCCAGCTGCGCCAGAGCGTCTCGTCGATGTTCGTGAACCTGTCCCGGCGCTCGCAGCTGCTGGTCGACCGGTTGATCCGGTTGATCGACGGTCTGGAGCAGGGTGAGCAGGACCCGGACCGGCTGTCCGAGCTGTTCAAACTCGACCACCTCGCGACCCGGATGCGCCGGAACGACGAGAACCTCCTCGTCCTCGGCGGTGCCGAGTCGGGCCGCAGCTGGGCCAAGCCCGCGCCGCTGATCGACGTCCTCCGGGCCGCGACGGCCGAGGTCGAGCAGTACACCCGGGTCAAGCTCGGGTCGATCGACGAGGGTGCCGAGATCGCCGCCGGGGCGGTGAACGACGTCGTCCACCTGGTCGCGGAGATCCTGGAGAACGCGACCTCGTTCTCCTCGCCCCGCACCGACGTCACGGTCGACGCCCGGCGGGAGGCCGGCCAGGTCGTCATCGAGGTGATCGACCACGGCATCGGGATGTCCCGGCAGCAGCTCGCCGAGTTCAACGAGCGGCTGGCCAAGCCGCCGGTGTTCGACATCGCGGTCTCGCGGATGATGGGCCTCTTCGTGGTCGGCCGGCTGGCCTCCCGGCACGGCGTCAAGGTGATGCTCCGCGACGCGACCGGCGGTGGTGTCCTGGTGATGATCACGCTCCCGTCCGGGGTCCTGCACGTTCCTGCCCCGGCTTCGGACGCTTCGCGGGTGAGCAGGGCCGACGTCGGTAACCGGCCGATCGAGCGGGTCGCGTCGGAGCGTCTCGACCTGCCGAAGCGCGAGCCGTTCAACGGCTTCGCGACGAAGGCGACGGCGTCGACGTACGCGCCGACCTCCGGGTTCGGGAACTGGGCGAGCCCCGCGCCGGTCAGCCCGGCGCCGGCCAGCACCTCGCCGTACACGCGGACGGCGGACTCGTGGTCGGCGTTCGACCCGCCGACGGTGCGGAACGTCCCGCCGGCGCCCGCGCCCGCTCCCAGCGAGCCGAGTTGGTCGGAGGCGACGCAGCCGATCAGCGTGTTCCCGGAGCCGACCGTCGAGATGCCGTTGCCGATCTTCGAGGCGACGAACTCCGACTGGTTCCGGACCAACCCCAACCTTCCTCGTGTGCCGGAGGCCCCGGGCGCTTATGCGCCCGCTTCAGACCCGGCGTCGGTCCGTGCGGAGTACTCCGCGGCGGGGCGGTCGTCGACTACAGACCCGGCGTCGGTCCGTGCGGAGTACTCCGCGGCGGGGCGGTCGTCGACTACAGACCCGGCGTCGGTGTTGGACTCCGCCCCTGCACCGGCGCCGGCCTTTCCCTTCACTCCGGCCGCGGCCCCGGCCCCGTGGCCGGCGCGGGGGCCGCGGCCGCCGGCCGGTGCCCGGCCGGCGTCCGCGCTGCCGCCGGTCGCGGTCCCGTCGCTAGCGGCCTCAGCGGTTTCCGCGCGGTCGTCGGTCGCGACCGCGTCCCGTACTCCGGCCCCTCCATCGGTCCCGACGCCGATGGCGGGGCCGGCCGAGCCGGCTCCCGCGCCAGCGGTGTCGTGGGAGTCACCGGCCGACAGTGGGTGGAAGGCGGCCCAGGCGGCGGCCGAGAAGGCCCCCACTGCCCTGACCGACTCGGGCCTTCCCAAGCGCGTCCCGATGGCGCACTACGTGCCCGGCCGCGTCGAGCGGGCGCCGAAGCTCGCGCCGACCCAGCGATCGCCGGAGGCGATCCGCGGCGTCCTGTCCAGCTACCGCAGCGGTCTCGAGCAGGGCCGCCTCCAGAGCACCAAGGAGGAGCAGTGA
- a CDS encoding roadblock/LC7 domain-containing protein — translation MTTAPALSHDAQNLNWLVGNFANRVPGIAHAVAVSADGLLLAVSDGLPRDRADQLAAIASGLVSLTHGAALCFEGGNVSQTVVEMDTGFLLVMSISDGSSLAVLASRSCDIGQVGYEMALLVERVGQVLTPALRSELHGALSL, via the coding sequence GTGACTACGGCCCCAGCGCTCAGCCACGACGCTCAGAACCTGAACTGGCTCGTCGGCAACTTCGCCAACCGCGTCCCCGGCATCGCCCACGCCGTGGCCGTGTCCGCCGACGGGCTGCTGCTGGCGGTCTCCGACGGGTTACCGCGCGACCGCGCCGACCAGCTCGCCGCGATCGCGTCCGGGCTGGTGAGCCTCACCCACGGTGCGGCGCTCTGCTTCGAGGGCGGGAACGTCAGCCAGACCGTCGTCGAGATGGACACCGGCTTCCTGCTCGTCATGTCGATCAGCGACGGCTCGTCGCTGGCCGTCCTGGCCTCCCGGTCGTGCGACATCGGCCAGGTCGGCTACGAGATGGCGCTGCTGGTGGAGCGCGTCGGCCAGGTGCTGACGCCCGCGCTCCGGTCCGAACTACACGGCGCGCTGTCGCTGTAG
- a CDS encoding GTP-binding protein, with translation MNFGNTSTLDAPRISSTATSAKIVVAGGFGVGKTTLVGSVSEITPLTTEAIMTAASVDVDDVSGIGGKTTTTVAMDFGRITIDEELILYLFGTPGQTRFWFMWDELVRGAIGAVVLVDPRRLADCFSAVDFFEQHGVPYVVGMNCFDGMQSNTIREIREALSIRPDVPIMACDARRRESTKNLLIALVEYVLRMRGTAALASRLAVPQT, from the coding sequence GTGAACTTCGGTAACACGAGCACGCTCGACGCGCCCCGTATCTCGTCCACCGCGACGTCCGCCAAGATCGTCGTCGCCGGCGGGTTCGGCGTCGGAAAGACGACCTTGGTGGGGTCCGTCTCCGAGATCACGCCACTGACGACGGAGGCGATCATGACCGCGGCGTCGGTCGACGTCGACGACGTCTCCGGCATCGGCGGGAAGACCACGACGACGGTCGCGATGGACTTCGGACGCATCACGATCGACGAGGAGCTGATCCTCTACCTCTTCGGGACGCCCGGCCAGACGCGGTTCTGGTTCATGTGGGACGAGCTGGTGCGGGGCGCGATCGGCGCGGTCGTGCTGGTCGACCCGCGGCGGCTGGCCGACTGCTTCTCGGCCGTCGACTTCTTCGAGCAGCACGGGGTTCCGTACGTCGTCGGGATGAACTGCTTCGACGGAATGCAGTCCAACACGATCCGGGAGATCCGCGAGGCGCTGTCGATCCGGCCGGACGTGCCGATCATGGCCTGCGACGCCCGACGCCGTGAGTCGACGAAGAACCTGCTGATCGCGCTGGTCGAGTACGTGCTCCGGATGCGCGGAACGGCGGCGCTGGCGAGCCGGCTCGCGGTGCCCCAGACGTGA